A part of Lutra lutra chromosome 2, mLutLut1.2, whole genome shotgun sequence genomic DNA contains:
- the GRSF1 gene encoding G-rich sequence factor 1 isoform X2 — protein MESKTTYLEDLPPLPEYELASSKLGEEVDDVYLIRAQGLPWSCTIEDVVNFFSDCRIRNGENGIHFLLNRDGKRRGDALIEMESEQDVQKALEKHRMYMGQRYVEVYEINNEDVDALMKSLQVKSSPVVNDGVVRLRGLPYSCNEKDIVDFFAGLNIVDITFVMDYRGRRKTGEAYVQFEEPEMANQALLKHREEIGNRYIEIFPSRRNEVRTHVGSHKGKKMASSPTAKYITEPEMVFEEHEVSEDIRPMTAFESEKEIELPKEMSEKLPEAADFGTASSLHFVHMRGLPFQANAQDIINFFAPLKPVRITMEYSSNGKATGEADVHFDTHEDAVAAMLKDRSHVHHRYIELFLNSCPKGK, from the exons GAGTCCAAAACTACGTACCTGGAAGACCTCCCGCCTCTCCCTGAGTATGAGTTGGCTTCGTCCAAGTTAGGAGAAGAAGTGGATGATGTTTATCTCATTCGAGCTCAAGGATTGCCCTGGTCGTGCACTATAGAAGACGTGGTTAACTTTTTCTCAG ACTGCAGAATCCGCAATGGTGAGAATGGGATACACTTCCTCTTAAACAGAGATGGGAAACGAAGGGGTGATGCCTTAATTGAAATGGAGTCAGAGCAGGATGTGCAAAAAGCCTTAGAAAAGCATCGCATGTACATGGGACAACGATATGTGGAAG TGTATGAGATAAACAATGAAGATGTGGATGCCTTAATGAAGAGCCTGCAGGTGAAGTCCTCACCTGTGGTAAACGATGGTGTGGTTCGTTTGAGAGGACTTCCGTATAGTTGCAATGAGAAAGACATCGTAGACTTCTTTGCAG GACTGAATATAGTAGACATCACTTTTGTCATGGActacagagggaggagaaaaacaggGGAAGCCTATGTGCAGTTTGAAGAACCAGAAATGGCCAACCAAGCCCTATTGAAACATAGGGAAGAAATTGGTAACCG GTATATAGAGATATTTCCAAGCAGAAGGAATGAAGTCCGAACACATGTCGGTTCtcataagggaaagaaaatggcaTCTTCTCCTACTGCTAAGTATATAACTGAGCCAGAAATGGTCTTTGAAGAACATGAAGTAAGTGAGGATATTCGACCCATGACAGCTTTTGAAAGTGAGAAGGAAATAG AGTTGCCTAAGGAGATGTCGGAAAAGCTTCCAGAGGCTGCTGACTTTGGGACTGCATCTTCACTGCATTTTGTCCACATGCGAGGACTGCCTTTCCAAGCTAATGCCCAAGACATTATAAAC TTCTTTGCTCCGCTGAAGCCTGTTAGAATCACCATGGAATACAGTTCTAATGGGAAGGCCACTGGAGAAGCGGATGTGCACTTCGATACCCATGAGGACGCTGTTGCAGCTATGCTCAAGGACCGGTCCCATGTTC ATCATAGATATATTGAATTGTTCCTGAATTCATGTCCAAAGGGAAAATAA